A window of Lentibacillus sp. Marseille-P4043 contains these coding sequences:
- a CDS encoding glycosyltransferase family 1 protein, whose translation MGGPIRVLHVVVNMNRGGAETLIMNLYRNIDRTKVQFDFLTCKAGVFDSEIRQLGGNVYRIPYVTDVGHSGYIRALKQFLTANREYKIIHSHMDKMSGFVLQAAKKVNIPIRIAHSHNTESEGRLAQKAYKCFAGGYVTSSATHLYACSHAAANWLFGEKSKQAFILKNGIEADKFQYSQNIREKMRRELKINDDCFVLGHVGRFTQQKNHHFLLDIFVSLNKEVPNSILLLVGDGPLKPKIIERIEKLKLTDNVKLVGIREDIDQLLQAFDLFLFPSLHEGLPVTLIEAQGAGLPCVIADTITNEVDLGIHLVQHLPLADKAIWLKQIIHLANEKRSRTIKQEALALKGYDIRKTAKQTEASYLSLGAQVT comes from the coding sequence GTGGGCGGTCCAATAAGAGTATTACATGTGGTTGTCAATATGAACCGGGGTGGTGCGGAAACGCTTATCATGAATTTGTATCGCAACATCGACCGTACAAAAGTTCAATTTGATTTTCTGACATGCAAAGCAGGTGTTTTTGATTCAGAAATTAGACAATTGGGTGGAAATGTGTATCGAATTCCATATGTTACCGATGTTGGGCACAGCGGCTATATTCGTGCATTGAAGCAATTTCTAACGGCAAATAGAGAATATAAAATCATTCATTCCCACATGGATAAAATGAGTGGGTTCGTTCTTCAGGCAGCAAAGAAAGTAAATATACCAATTCGAATCGCCCATAGCCATAATACGGAAAGTGAGGGAAGGTTAGCCCAGAAGGCATATAAGTGCTTTGCGGGTGGCTATGTCACATCATCGGCAACGCATTTATATGCTTGCTCACATGCGGCAGCAAATTGGCTGTTTGGTGAAAAATCCAAACAAGCATTTATTTTAAAAAACGGTATTGAAGCTGATAAATTCCAGTATTCACAAAACATTAGGGAAAAAATGAGAAGAGAGCTGAAGATTAACGATGATTGTTTCGTTTTGGGACATGTAGGAAGGTTTACACAGCAAAAAAATCATCACTTTTTATTGGATATATTTGTTTCGTTAAATAAAGAAGTACCGAATTCCATTTTATTACTAGTTGGTGATGGTCCACTAAAACCAAAGATTATTGAAAGAATAGAGAAATTAAAGCTAACGGATAACGTCAAGCTTGTTGGGATTAGGGAAGATATTGATCAACTGTTACAAGCTTTTGATCTGTTTCTATTTCCTTCGTTACATGAAGGCTTACCAGTAACGTTAATTGAAGCTCAAGGTGCTGGGCTACCGTGTGTGATTGCGGATACGATTACAAACGAGGTCGATCTAGGGATTCATTTAGTGCAGCATCTTCCCTTGGCAGATAAAGCGATTTGGTTGAAGCAAATTATTCATCTAGCAAATGAAAAACGATCTAGAACAATCAAGCAAGAAGCGCTGGCATTGAAGGGCTATGATATTAGAAAAACTGCAAAGCAAACAGAAGCATCCTATTTATCCTTGGGAGCACAAGTTACATGA
- a CDS encoding glycosyltransferase family 2 protein, which yields MKQITVFTPTYNRAYCLHHCYESLKRQTCNDFIWLIIDDGSTDHTKELVDTWIMENHIEISYQWQQNQGMHGAHNTAYEQIQTELNVCIDSDDYMPDDAIEKILTCWNKYGSNKVSGIIGLDADHHKQIIGTKLPEDRKQSTLFDLYYKRHVTGDKKLVYRSDLTKEYPYPIFAREKYVGLAYKYYMLDQDYEMILMNEILCCVEYLPDGSSRNMLKQYRKNPKGFSFYRKELMKLPFASISFKFRQAIHYVSSSLLSNNGSFLKETPSKMLTILALPIGYMLFRYIKSRTKAEAPI from the coding sequence ATGAAGCAGATAACGGTATTTACTCCAACCTATAATCGTGCATATTGCTTGCATCATTGTTATGAGAGCCTGAAGCGGCAAACGTGCAACGACTTTATTTGGCTGATTATTGATGATGGTTCTACCGATCATACAAAAGAGCTCGTTGATACGTGGATAATGGAAAATCACATTGAAATAAGCTATCAATGGCAACAAAACCAGGGAATGCACGGCGCACACAATACAGCATATGAACAAATACAGACAGAATTAAATGTTTGTATCGATTCGGATGATTATATGCCAGATGATGCGATTGAGAAAATACTTACATGCTGGAACAAATATGGCAGTAATAAAGTAAGCGGCATCATTGGTCTCGATGCAGATCATCATAAGCAAATTATTGGAACCAAGTTACCAGAGGATAGGAAACAATCAACCTTGTTCGATTTGTATTACAAACGTCATGTAACAGGGGATAAAAAACTCGTCTATCGTTCGGATTTAACAAAAGAATATCCATACCCTATTTTCGCTAGAGAAAAATATGTGGGGTTGGCGTATAAGTATTACATGCTTGATCAGGATTATGAAATGATCTTGATGAATGAAATCTTATGTTGTGTGGAGTACCTTCCCGATGGATCGTCACGAAATATGCTCAAGCAGTATCGAAAGAATCCAAAGGGGTTTTCCTTTTATCGTAAAGAGTTGATGAAATTACCGTTTGCCAGTATTTCATTTAAGTTCCGTCAAGCAATCCATTATGTTTCCAGTAGTTTATTAAGCAATAACGGGAGCTTTTTAAAGGAAACACCGAGTAAAATGTTGACGATTCTGGCCCTGCCAATTGGATACATGTTATTTCGATATATTAAATCAAGAACAAAAGCGGAAGCGCCCATTTAG
- a CDS encoding EpsG family protein — MTLLWLSLAFAFSFSLFARYFSISVLTTTGSLISVKPNKLLLFFAIATIVIVSGLRSNIGDTFNYIDMYEENTFTWDYILSQKDIGFGILQMFLKNYVSQDPQIMIFTSALITNLLIILVLNNYSRIIELSIYVYITGGLFLISMNGIRQVLAAAIAFTALKFLMERSFVRYAFIIVLSSFFHQSALILLPIYFLVRFRAWSKVMVALVLFSVIIIIGYDYFSSLLFTMLEDTQYSDYNTFNEGGANIIRVAVGAVPLIVAYIGREKLKQIFPQSDYIVNLTLLGFVFMVIATEQWIFARISIYFQLYQLILISWLPKLFRKKDQKIIYFAIIVCYLAYYYYEHVISLDIVYRSDYLLW, encoded by the coding sequence ATGACTTTACTTTGGCTAAGCCTTGCTTTTGCATTTAGTTTTTCGTTGTTTGCTAGATATTTTTCCATTTCTGTCCTCACAACAACAGGTTCACTTATCTCGGTAAAGCCGAACAAGCTATTACTCTTCTTTGCCATTGCAACAATCGTAATCGTTTCTGGTTTGCGGTCCAATATTGGCGATACATTCAATTATATCGACATGTATGAGGAAAATACGTTTACATGGGACTATATACTGTCGCAAAAAGATATCGGATTTGGGATTTTACAAATGTTCTTGAAAAATTATGTATCACAGGATCCACAAATTATGATTTTTACATCAGCACTAATCACAAATCTACTAATTATTCTAGTTTTAAATAACTATTCGCGAATAATTGAATTAAGTATTTATGTGTATATAACAGGTGGCTTATTTTTAATATCGATGAATGGGATTAGGCAAGTGCTAGCGGCAGCGATTGCTTTTACAGCACTCAAATTTTTAATGGAAAGAAGCTTCGTAAGGTATGCATTCATTATTGTTCTATCGTCCTTCTTTCATCAAAGTGCATTAATATTACTACCCATTTATTTTTTAGTACGGTTTAGGGCATGGTCTAAAGTAATGGTTGCGCTGGTCCTATTTTCCGTCATCATTATTATTGGCTATGATTATTTTTCTTCATTATTATTCACCATGTTAGAGGACACACAGTACAGTGATTATAATACGTTCAATGAGGGTGGAGCGAATATTATTCGAGTAGCTGTTGGTGCAGTTCCACTCATTGTTGCTTATATTGGAAGGGAAAAATTAAAGCAAATCTTTCCTCAAAGTGATTATATTGTGAATTTAACGTTGCTTGGATTTGTTTTTATGGTAATTGCTACAGAACAATGGATTTTTGCTCGAATATCGATTTATTTTCAGCTCTATCAACTAATTCTTATTTCCTGGCTACCAAAGTTATTTAGGAAAAAGGATCAGAAAATTATCTATTTCGCGATCATCGTTTGTTATCTAGCTTACTATTATTATGAGCATGTCATCAGTTTGGATATTGTTTATCGTAGTGACTACTTATTATGGTGA
- the galE gene encoding UDP-glucose 4-epimerase GalE, which produces MAILVTGGAGYIGSHTCVELLQKGYEVIILDNFSNSNPEALKRVTAITGKDFKTYNADLLDKQTIIQVFSENEINAVIHFAGLKSVGESVAIPLQYYQNNMTGTVNLCEVMSWYGVKKLVFSSSATVYGATDKVPIDEETTLGAINPYGRTKQMIEEILGDLFRSDQAWSIAMLRYFNPIGAHPSGLIGEDPNGIPNNLLPYISQVAAGSRQRLSIFGDDYATKDGTGVRDYIHVVDLAIGHLHALEKVQSTQGIDAFNLGTGRGYSVLEMVRAFEKASMKSIPYTIERRRPGDAAVCFANPEKARNQLNWQANRGIDVMCEDTWRWQYYNPVGYKETFDKQIVGKTPLHQATGFLMP; this is translated from the coding sequence ATGGCTATTCTTGTTACGGGTGGTGCTGGCTATATTGGCAGCCATACTTGTGTAGAGCTTCTGCAAAAAGGATATGAGGTCATCATCCTTGATAACTTTTCCAATAGTAATCCAGAAGCTTTAAAGCGGGTTACGGCAATTACAGGCAAAGACTTCAAGACATACAATGCCGACCTATTGGATAAACAAACGATAATTCAAGTATTTTCCGAAAATGAAATTAATGCAGTCATTCATTTTGCAGGCCTTAAGTCAGTTGGTGAATCGGTAGCCATTCCACTCCAGTATTATCAAAATAATATGACAGGTACTGTAAATCTTTGTGAGGTAATGAGTTGGTACGGTGTTAAGAAACTTGTGTTTAGTTCATCTGCTACAGTGTATGGTGCAACAGATAAGGTTCCAATTGATGAAGAAACTACCCTTGGGGCGATTAACCCCTATGGTCGCACCAAACAAATGATTGAAGAAATATTGGGTGATTTATTTCGTTCGGATCAAGCTTGGAGTATCGCAATGTTACGCTATTTTAATCCGATCGGGGCACACCCAAGTGGTTTAATTGGCGAAGACCCAAATGGGATACCGAATAATTTACTACCGTATATTTCACAAGTTGCCGCCGGGAGTAGACAGCGGCTGTCCATATTTGGTGACGATTACGCTACAAAGGATGGAACGGGAGTAAGAGATTATATTCATGTAGTTGATTTGGCAATAGGACACCTACATGCCTTAGAAAAAGTTCAATCCACACAAGGTATCGATGCATTCAATCTGGGTACCGGCAGAGGTTATAGTGTACTTGAAATGGTGCGAGCTTTTGAAAAAGCCTCCATGAAATCAATTCCTTATACGATTGAACGACGACGTCCAGGTGATGCAGCCGTATGCTTTGCCAATCCTGAGAAGGCAAGAAACCAGCTTAATTGGCAAGCAAACAGAGGAATTGATGTCATGTGTGAAGATACGTGGCGATGGCAATATTATAATCCAGTCGGATATAAGGAAACATTTGATAAACAAATCGTAGGTAAAACCCCGCTGCATCAAGCAACGGGTTTTTTAATGCCATAA
- a CDS encoding sugar transferase, which yields MKRIMDVVISFVLITIFSPIIVFVALSVRIGMGAPVLFKQQRPGLHNQLFYLYKFRTMTNQMEKNGEVLPDESRLTPFGKFLRKYSLDEFPQLLNVLKGEMSLVGPRPLLVEYLPLYNEEQLLRHTIKPGITGWAQVNGRNAITWEEKFKYDIWYVKNRTMLIDCKILLLTLLKVLKKEGINHQGTMTMEKFAGTKEVL from the coding sequence GTGAAACGAATCATGGATGTTGTTATTTCTTTTGTTTTAATCACGATATTTTCTCCGATAATTGTTTTCGTTGCTCTATCTGTAAGGATTGGAATGGGGGCACCTGTATTGTTCAAACAACAAAGACCAGGTTTACATAACCAACTATTTTACCTTTATAAATTTAGGACGATGACGAATCAAATGGAGAAAAATGGTGAGGTGCTACCCGATGAATCCCGATTAACACCGTTTGGAAAATTCCTTAGAAAATACAGTTTGGATGAATTTCCACAACTGCTCAATGTGCTCAAGGGAGAAATGAGTTTGGTAGGACCAAGGCCGTTATTAGTGGAGTATTTACCACTTTATAACGAAGAACAATTGCTGCGCCATACGATAAAGCCTGGGATAACAGGATGGGCTCAAGTAAATGGCCGGAATGCAATTACGTGGGAAGAAAAATTCAAATACGATATTTGGTACGTAAAAAATCGGACCATGTTGATAGATTGCAAGATTTTGCTGCTTACCCTTTTAAAAGTACTGAAAAAAGAGGGGATCAATCATCAAGGTACGATGACGATGGAAAAATTTGCTGGCACGAAAGAAGTACTTTAA
- a CDS encoding acetyltransferase gives MQIIILGDGGHSRVIQEMIFADRNYEIAAILDDKYEQGFQQKEIIYAPTSFLVKLLRPNMKVVVAIGDNKARKKIVQHLKLLPKHYLSVIHPTAVISSSAAIGCGTVIMPNAVINANAEVGMHCIVNTGAIVEHDNTIGDYTHVSPNATLTGNVSAGEGVHVGSSATVIPGKHLGSWSIIGAGSTVIEHIPAYSKAVGCPTQIIDRIVMK, from the coding sequence ATGCAAATCATCATTCTAGGGGATGGTGGACATAGTCGGGTCATACAGGAAATGATTTTTGCAGATAGAAATTATGAGATTGCAGCCATTTTGGATGATAAATATGAACAAGGATTTCAACAAAAGGAAATTATTTATGCCCCCACTTCATTCCTAGTAAAACTATTACGACCAAATATGAAGGTGGTTGTTGCTATTGGTGACAATAAGGCGAGGAAAAAGATCGTTCAACACTTGAAACTGTTACCTAAACATTACTTATCGGTTATTCACCCCACAGCAGTTATTAGTTCATCGGCTGCAATCGGATGTGGAACAGTGATAATGCCTAATGCTGTTATTAATGCCAATGCTGAGGTGGGGATGCATTGTATTGTGAACACTGGTGCGATTGTTGAGCATGATAATACAATTGGCGATTACACCCATGTTTCGCCAAATGCCACATTAACAGGAAATGTATCAGCTGGAGAAGGTGTCCATGTCGGATCATCTGCCACAGTTATACCAGGGAAGCATCTTGGTAGTTGGTCAATTATCGGGGCTGGATCAACTGTTATTGAGCATATTCCAGCATACAGTAAAGCGGTAGGCTGTCCAACACAAATTATTGACAGAATAGTAATGAAATAA
- a CDS encoding aminotransferase class I/II-fold pyridoxal phosphate-dependent enzyme — protein sequence MTKPKVYLSPPHLSGDEQSYVKQAFDSNWIAPLGPNVDAFEKEMATLVGTKGAAAVNSGTAAIHLALSLLGITKGDTVFCSTLTFVASANPILYQGAEPVFIDSEPESWNMSPQALKRAFYHASLKGKLPKAVIVVNLYGQSAKMEELLLICNTYGVPIIEDAAESLGTTYQGKASGTFGHFGIYSFNGNKIITTSGGGMLVSNDVEAIQRSRFLASQARDPAPHYQHSVIGFNYRMSNLLAGVGRAQLNVLGNRVNARRRIFARYKNTLTSLPGVTFMPELKGTKTNRWLTTLTIDEQEAGVTVNQLLEAFHKENIEARPVWKPLHMQPLFQGVRYFPHNENTHVAEHLFATGLCLPSGSNLTADEQQRVITCIKEEFSRPILTKSLLISRKYGV from the coding sequence TTGACAAAACCAAAAGTTTATTTATCCCCACCACATCTTAGTGGAGATGAGCAATCCTATGTGAAGCAAGCGTTTGACTCTAATTGGATAGCACCACTCGGACCGAATGTAGATGCATTTGAAAAAGAGATGGCAACACTTGTTGGAACGAAAGGAGCAGCGGCAGTGAATTCGGGAACTGCTGCAATTCATTTGGCTCTTTCTTTATTAGGAATAACAAAAGGTGATACCGTATTTTGTTCTACGCTTACGTTTGTGGCAAGCGCAAATCCAATTTTGTATCAGGGCGCCGAACCAGTTTTTATTGATTCAGAACCGGAGTCATGGAATATGTCACCACAGGCATTAAAACGAGCATTTTACCATGCATCGCTAAAAGGGAAGCTGCCAAAAGCAGTTATTGTTGTCAATCTATATGGTCAAAGTGCAAAAATGGAAGAGCTACTACTAATTTGTAATACGTATGGTGTACCTATAATTGAAGATGCTGCTGAATCACTGGGAACGACGTATCAGGGAAAAGCGAGTGGCACATTTGGTCACTTCGGCATTTATTCATTCAATGGCAATAAAATTATCACAACTTCTGGTGGTGGAATGCTCGTATCAAATGATGTAGAAGCCATCCAACGATCACGTTTTTTAGCTAGTCAGGCACGCGATCCTGCACCACATTATCAGCATAGTGTGATCGGCTTTAATTATCGAATGAGCAATCTTTTAGCAGGGGTCGGCAGGGCACAATTGAATGTATTAGGGAATCGAGTAAATGCAAGAAGGAGGATATTTGCACGTTATAAAAATACATTAACAAGTTTACCAGGAGTTACTTTTATGCCGGAACTCAAGGGGACAAAAACAAATCGCTGGCTAACAACATTAACCATTGATGAACAGGAAGCGGGAGTAACTGTGAATCAACTGTTAGAGGCATTTCACAAAGAAAATATTGAAGCGCGACCAGTATGGAAACCACTTCATATGCAGCCCCTTTTCCAGGGGGTCAGATACTTTCCACACAATGAAAATACACATGTAGCTGAACATCTATTTGCAACAGGCTTATGTCTTCCATCTGGATCAAACCTAACAGCTGATGAGCAACAACGCGTTATTACTTGTATAAAAGAAGAGTTTAGCAGACCAATTCTAACTAAAAGTCTTTTGATTTCAAGAAAATACGGGGTATAA
- a CDS encoding helix-turn-helix domain-containing protein, whose protein sequence is MIGKNIQRIRKKKGLTLSECAERAKISKSYLSNIERNLNHNPSIHIIEKIATALGVELRTLIGSGLEAQLFLENEWLEFVNDLKKSGIRKDQLQEYKKVIEFAKWQKRQSEKE, encoded by the coding sequence ATGATTGGAAAAAATATTCAGCGTATCCGCAAAAAGAAAGGGCTCACTTTATCTGAGTGTGCAGAACGTGCAAAAATATCCAAGTCGTACTTAAGTAATATCGAACGGAATTTAAATCATAATCCGTCCATCCACATCATCGAAAAAATTGCAACAGCTTTGGGAGTTGAATTACGAACATTAATTGGATCAGGACTTGAAGCTCAACTTTTCCTAGAAAATGAATGGTTGGAATTTGTAAATGACTTGAAGAAATCAGGAATTAGGAAAGATCAACTACAGGAGTATAAAAAGGTGATTGAATTTGCGAAATGGCAGAAAAGGCAATCAGAAAAAGAATAA
- a CDS encoding glycosyltransferase family 32 protein: MLEVSRIPKRIHYCWFGEKEKPAVVNKCLKSWRKHLVDYEIIEWNEKNFNVNCNLYVKEAYESKKFAFVSDYVRVHALYNEGGIYLDTDVEVFQSFDDLLHHHSFWGFEQENYIATSTIGAEKGNELIKIFLDSYQDKTFNKGDGCLDQLTNVAIVTTIMKQMGVKLDGSYQKLVGLGTFYPQTYFSPYDYINCRKFITEKTYTIHHFYKSWLSPKERLKGNLKVFISRIIGGENIYRIRKAVSRIGG; the protein is encoded by the coding sequence ATGCTTGAGGTAAGTCGAATTCCCAAACGTATTCACTACTGCTGGTTTGGAGAAAAGGAAAAACCAGCAGTAGTGAACAAGTGTCTGAAAAGCTGGAGAAAACATTTAGTTGATTACGAGATTATCGAGTGGAATGAAAAGAACTTTAACGTAAATTGTAATCTGTATGTTAAAGAAGCTTATGAGTCAAAAAAGTTTGCCTTTGTTAGTGATTATGTTAGGGTTCACGCTTTATATAATGAGGGTGGAATTTATTTAGATACGGATGTTGAAGTGTTCCAGTCGTTTGATGACCTTTTACATCACCATTCGTTTTGGGGGTTTGAACAGGAAAACTATATTGCGACAAGTACTATAGGGGCAGAAAAAGGAAATGAACTAATAAAGATTTTTTTGGATTCGTATCAAGATAAAACTTTTAACAAAGGGGATGGATGTCTTGATCAATTAACGAATGTAGCGATTGTAACCACTATTATGAAACAAATGGGTGTCAAACTGGATGGAAGCTATCAGAAACTTGTTGGATTAGGAACTTTTTATCCCCAAACGTATTTTTCACCTTATGATTATATTAATTGTAGAAAATTCATCACAGAAAAGACTTATACGATACATCATTTTTATAAAAGCTGGTTATCTCCTAAAGAAAGGTTGAAAGGAAATTTAAAAGTATTCATATCTAGAATTATCGGCGGGGAAAACATTTATAGAATTAGAAAAGCAGTATCTCGAATAGGTGGTTAG
- a CDS encoding glycosyltransferase produces the protein MKNILIASFDLEIGGVERSLISMLDHFDYDNYKVDLMLYRHQGDFMNLLTTEVNLLKEIPQYATFRKSISDIIKERHFRIGMTRILSKLSAYVKGKMNSDNESGYYQMQLMWKYALSYLPKINHPYDVAISYLWPHYFIAEKVQAKKKIAWIHTDYSTVTTDVSMDLKVWKKFDHIIAVSEACGESFLRKYPELEEKVKVIENIASPELIKKLADEKVDNPMVDDDRFKVVTVARLSHAKGIDQAVKALKLLRNKEYENIVWYVIGYGGDEGMLRKLIRENDLTDNFILLGKKSNPYPFMKAADLYVQPSRYEGKAVTVGEAQILAKPVLITNYPTAQSQVRDKFDGSICDLSVEGIADGIERLYKNIDQRKQLANSCKKLDYHNNNELEKLYNMFDFAI, from the coding sequence ATGAAAAATATTTTGATCGCCTCCTTTGATCTGGAAATAGGAGGTGTGGAAAGAAGCCTGATTAGTATGCTCGATCATTTCGATTATGACAATTACAAGGTTGATTTGATGTTATATAGACATCAAGGGGATTTTATGAACTTGCTTACAACGGAAGTAAATTTATTAAAAGAAATACCACAATATGCAACGTTCAGAAAGTCAATCAGTGACATCATCAAAGAACGACATTTTAGGATTGGTATGACTAGAATTTTGTCTAAGTTAAGTGCTTATGTAAAAGGCAAAATGAATTCAGATAATGAGTCCGGATATTATCAAATGCAACTGATGTGGAAATATGCATTATCTTATCTGCCAAAAATAAATCATCCATATGATGTAGCAATCAGCTATTTGTGGCCACATTATTTTATCGCTGAAAAGGTTCAGGCGAAAAAGAAAATTGCATGGATACATACAGATTATTCCACCGTGACTACAGACGTCAGCATGGACTTGAAGGTGTGGAAAAAATTTGATCATATCATTGCTGTTTCAGAGGCATGTGGCGAATCATTTTTGCGAAAATATCCTGAACTGGAGGAAAAAGTAAAGGTAATTGAAAATATTGCCTCCCCTGAACTGATAAAAAAATTGGCAGATGAAAAAGTGGATAACCCAATGGTTGATGATGATCGGTTTAAAGTGGTTACCGTTGCCCGGCTATCCCATGCAAAAGGGATCGATCAAGCAGTGAAGGCATTAAAATTATTAAGAAACAAAGAATATGAGAATATCGTTTGGTATGTAATTGGGTATGGTGGCGATGAAGGAATGCTGAGGAAGTTGATCAGGGAAAACGACCTTACAGACAATTTTATTTTATTGGGTAAAAAATCGAATCCCTATCCGTTTATGAAGGCAGCAGATCTTTATGTGCAACCTTCGAGATATGAGGGGAAGGCGGTTACGGTTGGTGAGGCGCAAATCCTCGCAAAGCCGGTGCTGATAACAAATTACCCGACTGCGCAAAGTCAGGTAAGGGATAAGTTTGATGGCTCAATTTGCGACTTGTCTGTTGAAGGAATAGCGGATGGAATTGAAAGGTTATACAAGAACATCGATCAGAGGAAACAGTTGGCAAATAGCTGTAAAAAGCTAGACTATCACAATAACAATGAATTAGAAAAATTGTACAATATGTTTGATTTCGCAATATAG
- a CDS encoding glycosyltransferase, translating to MKKSILFVIDSLHCAGAEKSLTTLLGLLDYQQYSVDVLLFAHGGEFESLVPKEVNILSPLAYTRFSNLRFSESVIQALKTTEFKMLKSRMKYSYKIRTKKRTIPQEARLYWENVSGVIEDNSKVYDIAISYAQGVPTFYVADKVKAIKKIAWVNTSYNLEMKEREFQKPFYDQFTNIITVSHSAKAIFLETYPFYSDKVEVIYDINNPDFIVERARSENSYEDEFDGIRILTIGRLDEGKGYDIALEACKKLKETGLNFRWYVLGKGPLKKEINGLIRRHDLLDHFILLGVEANPYPFIKDADIYVQTSRFEGFGLAIAEARMLNIPVVCTNFGAAANQMKHEKNGLVVEMNAESVKDSVLRLINDSQLNQRIVHYLQTEKKGNLEELDKIYRLIGANQ from the coding sequence GTGAAAAAAAGTATCCTTTTTGTGATTGATTCTTTACATTGTGCAGGAGCGGAAAAAAGCTTAACAACACTTTTAGGTTTATTGGATTATCAACAGTATTCAGTAGACGTATTATTGTTTGCTCATGGAGGAGAATTTGAATCATTAGTTCCAAAAGAAGTAAATATTTTAAGTCCTCTAGCGTATACTAGATTTTCAAATTTGAGGTTTTCTGAATCTGTCATACAAGCCCTAAAGACCACTGAATTTAAAATGTTAAAGTCAAGAATGAAGTATTCGTACAAAATAAGAACGAAAAAGAGAACGATACCGCAAGAAGCTAGATTATATTGGGAAAATGTTTCAGGAGTAATAGAAGATAATTCTAAAGTATATGATATTGCAATCAGTTATGCTCAAGGTGTTCCAACGTTTTATGTAGCAGATAAAGTTAAAGCGATAAAGAAAATTGCCTGGGTGAATACTAGTTATAATTTAGAAATGAAAGAGAGAGAGTTTCAGAAGCCTTTTTATGATCAGTTCACAAATATAATAACCGTTTCACATTCAGCAAAAGCAATCTTTTTAGAAACATATCCTTTTTATTCAGATAAAGTGGAGGTTATTTACGATATAAATAACCCTGACTTTATTGTAGAGAGAGCACGATCAGAAAATAGTTATGAAGATGAGTTTGATGGAATTAGAATTCTAACTATTGGTAGATTGGATGAAGGCAAAGGATATGATATCGCTTTGGAAGCCTGCAAAAAATTAAAAGAAACAGGCTTGAATTTTAGATGGTATGTACTAGGAAAAGGTCCTTTAAAAAAGGAAATTAACGGGTTAATACGAAGACATGATTTATTGGATCATTTTATTTTGTTAGGTGTTGAAGCAAACCCATATCCGTTTATCAAAGATGCGGATATCTATGTACAGACATCTAGGTTTGAAGGATTTGGCCTTGCTATTGCTGAGGCACGCATGCTAAATATCCCTGTAGTTTGTACGAATTTTGGTGCAGCAGCGAATCAAATGAAACATGAGAAAAACGGGCTTGTTGTTGAGATGAATGCAGAATCTGTTAAAGACAGTGTTTTAAGGCTAATAAATGATAGTCAATTAAACCAACGTATTGTTCATTATTTACAAACGGAAAAGAAGGGAAATCTAGAAGAATTAGACAAAATTTATCGATTAATAGGAGCAAACCAATGA